The window AGTTCTCGCTCTTGCCGCCAAGGAACTCGGCGTTGATGGCGTAGGCAGGCTTTCTCGTCGCAATATCGTCACCCGCGGTGTGGCGCTCATCGAATTATTGGGGCGCGAATTCACCGTCGGCAACGTGCGTATGCGCGGTATCCGTTTGTTCGAACCCTGCGGTCATCTGGTCGCCGTGACCAAGTTGCCGAGAATTTTCAAAGCGCTGGAACATCGCAGCGGTTTGAAGGCGGCGGTTGTCAGCGACGGCGAGATTCGAGTCGGCGACGCGGTGGTGTTACAAGCTGCTCAAATTTCAACAGCACAGGCGGGATGACCACGATGGAATACGGCTTACATCTGCCGGCGTCGAGCGCGGGCGTTAAACCTGAAGAGTTGGTGCGTTTCGCCCAACAAGCCGAAGCGCTCGGTTTCTACTGCATCACCGTCGCCGATCACGTCGTCGTGCCGAAAAATATTTCGGTGCCCTATCCCTACACCGTCGACGGTAAATATCCCGGTACCGGTTATCACTTGGAAACGCTGATGACGATGGGTTATCTCGCCGGTGCGACCAAACGCATTCGCTTCGTCAGCAGTGTGATGATCTTGCCCTATCGCAATCCCATCGTCACCGCTAAGATGCTCGCGAGTCTGGATGTTCTTTCCGGCGGTCGTGTCATCGTCGGCGCCGGCGTCGGCTGGATGAAAGAAGAGTTCGAAACGATTCGAACTGAAAATTTCGCCGAGCGCGGCAAAGTGACCGACGAGTATATCGCGGCGTTTAGAGAGCTGTGGACCAGCGACAATCCGAGCTTCACCGGCAAGTATTGTAGCTTCTCCAACATTATATTCTTGCCCAAGCCGGTGCAGCAGCCGACGATCCCGATCTGGATCGGCGGCCACAGCAAACAAGCGATTCGCCGCGCCGCGCGCTTGGGCGACGGCTGGCATCCCATCGGCGGCGTGCCGACGATCCCTTTAGAACCGGAGGGGATCAAACAAGACATGGACATGCTTTTCGAATACGCGGTCAAGGCCGGGCGCGATCCGAAAAAAATTCGCATCGCATTGAAAGGCTCCCTGTTCGACCGTGAGAAACAAATCACGCCGGGAAAACGTCGCCGTTTTATCGGCAGCGCTGAAGAAGTTGCGTCGGACATTCGCGATTACCGCGCCGCGGGAGTAGACACCATGATCTTCGACGTGCGCCAACCGACTATCAATGAAACTCTCGAGCGCATGGATTGGATGACGAAGGAAGTGTTCCCCAAGGTTTAAACGCAGTGCGCCTCATCCGAATGGCGCCTAAGTTTACGTAAACCGGCTCCGATTCGCTGCGCATCGATATTTCAAGTGATTGAGGTCTCGCGGAGAACCGCGCCAGCCGGGCGCCGGCTATCTCGACGGCGACGGAGATAAGGAGGGAAGAAACGATCAGACTGTGGCGTCACCTACCCGCCGGAGTTTTGCCTTCTTGATAATCTTGCGGGTTTACTTACGCGGAAAGTTTAATCTCAATAACCGCTCCAAGTGCGCGGGCTACTTTTTTCAGAGTAGGTAATGAAACCCGATCGTAGTTGCCACCTTCGAGTCGTGCGATGTTAGGCTGTTGCATGCCGACCCGGCGGGCTAGTTCCGACTGCGTCCAACCTTTCTTCATCCGGGCTTTGATCAGGCTTTGCGCGAGTTGGAACTCCGGTCCGAGCTTTTCGTATTCCTGCTTTACTGTCGGGTTTTTTAGCAGTTTTTGCTTGTGCGTTTGAAAATTCATATTTTACCTCCATGCCGGTGAAC is drawn from Deltaproteobacteria bacterium and contains these coding sequences:
- a CDS encoding helix-turn-helix domain-containing protein: MNFQTHKQKLLKNPTVKQEYEKLGPEFQLAQSLIKARMKKGWTQSELARRVGMQQPNIARLEGGNYDRVSLPTLKKVARALGAVIEIKLSA
- a CDS encoding MOSC domain-containing protein, encoding MVQAVRAMPEEMPRESWRGFKPESALGQGSVGEIFIAANSADEMISLSQVRAFADRGLEGDRFFRDSWSAVNRSDKAVSLIEDEVLALAAKELGVDGVGRLSRRNIVTRGVALIELLGREFTVGNVRMRGIRLFEPCGHLVAVTKLPRIFKALEHRSGLKAAVVSDGEIRVGDAVVLQAAQISTAQAG
- a CDS encoding LLM class F420-dependent oxidoreductase — translated: MTTMEYGLHLPASSAGVKPEELVRFAQQAEALGFYCITVADHVVVPKNISVPYPYTVDGKYPGTGYHLETLMTMGYLAGATKRIRFVSSVMILPYRNPIVTAKMLASLDVLSGGRVIVGAGVGWMKEEFETIRTENFAERGKVTDEYIAAFRELWTSDNPSFTGKYCSFSNIIFLPKPVQQPTIPIWIGGHSKQAIRRAARLGDGWHPIGGVPTIPLEPEGIKQDMDMLFEYAVKAGRDPKKIRIALKGSLFDREKQITPGKRRRFIGSAEEVASDIRDYRAAGVDTMIFDVRQPTINETLERMDWMTKEVFPKV